Proteins encoded together in one Lathyrus oleraceus cultivar Zhongwan6 chromosome 5, CAAS_Psat_ZW6_1.0, whole genome shotgun sequence window:
- the LOC127085842 gene encoding serine/threonine-protein kinase UCNL has protein sequence MDSAPPLLELDLNNLKALKILGKGAMGTVFLIRHPTTNNNNNNLLALKVVDKTSMHAKLDAERRARWEIQVLSTLSHPFLPSIIGIYESPQFLAWALPYCPGGDLNVLRYHQQDRVFSPTVIRFYLAEIICALDHLHSMGIAYRDLKPENVLIQRSGHVTLTDFDLSRKLKHKTDNKIVSTLSLPDSKVQQASRKHRRNFSRWIQLLPKESSQYYHHRMNGLSLKKTMSARVSPVSRQKQSFSNGERSNSFVGTEEYVSPEVVHGDGHEFSVDWWALGILTYEMLYGRTPFKGKNRKETFRNVLTKSPEFVGKRTELTDLIEKLLEKVPTKRLGYKRGAIEIKEHGFFRGVNWEMLTKVVRPPFIPSRDEITFSDGKGGVNIVDYFQRLKPPSPMRNVPLPLPSPPCDKFRKNVSLTAF, from the coding sequence ATGGATTCAGCTCCACCATTGTTGGAGCTAGACCTTAACAACCTTAAAGCCCTCAAAATCCTAGGTAAAGGTGCCATGGGCACTGTCTTCCTCATCCGCCACCCCACAAccaacaataacaacaacaacctcTTGGCCCTTAAAGTCGTCGACAAAACCTCCATGCACGCCAAACTCGACGCCGAACGCCGTGCCCGTTGGGAAATCCAAGTTCTGTCAACGCTCTCCCACCCTTTTCTCCCTTCCATTATAGGCATATACGAATCGCCACAATTTCTTGCATGGGCCCTACCCTATTGTCCAGGTGGTGATCTCAATGTCCTCCGTTACCACCAACAGGACCGCGTTTTCTCTCCCACTGTTATTCGATTCTACCTGGCTGAAATCATCTGCGCTCTCGACCACCTTCATTCCATGGGCATCGCTTACCGTGACTTAAAACCCGAAAATGTCCTTATCCAGCGTTCCGGCCACGTTACCCTCACCGATTTCGATCTATCTCGAAAACTCAAACACAAAACCGATAATAAGATTGTTTCAACATTGTCTTTGCCTGATTCGAAGGTTCAACAAGCTTCCAGAAAACACCGACGGAACTTCTCTCGCTGGATCCAACTTCTTCCAAAGGAATCTTCTCAGTATTATCATCACCGGATGAATGGATTGAGTTTGAAGAAGACAATGTCAGCAAGAGTTAGCCCAGTGAGCCGTCAGAAACAGAGTTTCTCAAACGGCGAACGGTCGAACTCGTTCGTTGGAACAGAGGAATACGTTTCGCCAGAGGTTGTTCACGGCGATGGTCATGAGTTTTCTGTTGATTGGTGGGCGCTGGGGATTCTGACATACGAAATGTTATACGGTAGAACACCGTTCAAGGGGAAGAATCGGAAGGAAACGTTTAGAAATGTTCTGACGAAGTCGCCGGAGTTCGTTGGGAAAAGGACAGAGTTGACGGATCTGATAGAGAAATTGTTGGAGAAGGTTCCTACGAAGAGATTGGGTTATAAACGTGGTGCTATTGAGATCAAAGAGCACGGGTTCTTCAGAGGGGTTAATTGGGAAATGTTGACGAAGGTGGTGCGGCCGCCGTTCATTCCGTCCAGAGATGAAATCACCTTTTCTGATGGAAAGGGCGGTGTGAATATTGTGGATTATTTTCAGCGGTTGAAACCGCCTTCGCCGATGCGTAATGTACCTTTGCCGTTACCGTCGCCGCCTTGTGATAAGTTTAGAAAAAATGTTTCGCTAACGGCATTCTGA